A window of the Mucilaginibacter sp. cycad4 genome harbors these coding sequences:
- the rplQ gene encoding 50S ribosomal protein L17 codes for MRHGNKNNHLGRTTSHRKAMLANMASSLILHKRITTTLAKAKVLRGYVEPLLTKSKNDTTHSRRTVFSYLQDKDATSIVFREIAEKIANRPGGYTRIIKLENRLGDNAEMAIIELVDYNTVYGADAAAPAKKSTRRRGGSGAKAKTAAPVAAEEAVVVEDVKEEPAAEAPAPSENEENAEKGE; via the coding sequence ATGAGACACGGAAACAAAAACAATCACTTAGGCCGTACTACCAGCCACCGCAAAGCGATGCTGGCTAACATGGCATCTTCGCTTATTTTACACAAGCGTATTACTACAACATTAGCAAAAGCAAAAGTTTTACGCGGTTATGTTGAGCCACTTTTAACAAAATCAAAAAACGATACTACACACTCTCGTCGTACAGTGTTTAGCTACCTGCAGGATAAAGACGCTACTTCAATCGTTTTCCGCGAAATCGCAGAAAAGATTGCTAACCGTCCGGGTGGTTATACCCGTATCATCAAGTTAGAAAACCGTTTAGGCGATAACGCTGAAATGGCAATCATCGAGCTTGTTGATTACAACACTGTTTACGGTGCTGACGCTGCTGCTCCTGCTAAGAAATCAACCCGTCGTCGTGGTGGTTCCGGTGCAAAAGCTAAAACTGCTGCTCCCGTAGCTGCAGAAGAAGCTGTAGTAGTTGAAGACGTTAAAGAAGAACCAGCTGCTGAAGCACCTGCACCTTCTGAAAACGAAGAAAACGCTGAAAAAGGCGAATAA
- a CDS encoding GNAT family N-acetyltransferase, with translation MIPLTHAQLLLLKQDRRLLEAALGLNPSAMLIDPLYIKEIDDAFDNFWLPNTLSFPDKYLWYTGWEIVLKSSNTVIGGMGFAGYPNSDGEAEIGYMIDANQHNKGYATEALQLLSQWAFTHEFVKAIIVNTYADNLPSKRILDKCGFSLMREAEGLLTYRLKKNQ, from the coding sequence ATGATACCGTTAACACACGCACAATTATTATTGCTCAAACAAGACCGCAGGCTACTGGAAGCAGCGTTGGGTTTAAACCCTTCAGCTATGCTGATCGATCCGCTGTATATCAAAGAAATTGATGATGCCTTCGATAATTTCTGGCTGCCCAATACGCTCTCCTTTCCTGATAAATATCTTTGGTATACCGGCTGGGAAATTGTTCTTAAAAGCAGCAACACCGTTATCGGCGGCATGGGCTTTGCCGGCTATCCCAACTCCGATGGAGAAGCAGAAATAGGTTACATGATCGATGCAAACCAGCATAACAAAGGCTATGCTACCGAAGCTTTGCAGTTGCTTTCGCAATGGGCATTTACGCATGAATTTGTGAAAGCTATCATAGTGAACACCTATGCCGATAACCTGCCATCAAAAAGGATCCTGGATAAATGTGGGTTTAGTTTGATGAGGGAAGCAGAAGGTTTATTGACCTATCGTCTGAAAAAAAACCAATAG
- a CDS encoding Txe/YoeB family addiction module toxin — protein MELVITDTAKEDIRFFLKSGQTSIVKKIEKLLVSIQSSPFIGIGKPEPLKYEFSGKWSRRIDNQHRIIYEVIENNIIIYSVKGHYN, from the coding sequence ATGGAACTTGTAATAACCGATACGGCTAAGGAAGACATCAGGTTTTTCTTAAAAAGCGGACAAACATCCATAGTAAAGAAAATCGAAAAGTTACTTGTTTCCATACAATCATCTCCATTTATCGGCATAGGTAAGCCTGAGCCATTAAAATATGAATTTTCGGGTAAATGGTCAAGGCGAATCGACAATCAACATCGTATCATTTACGAAGTAATCGAGAATAACATAATTATATATTCTGTAAAAGGCCATTATAACTAA
- a CDS encoding DUF2683 family protein, producing METLIIQPKDKEQLAALKAVMKALKIDYKTEKDSKNYNADFVIKIKQSEDDLKAGRTTQINPADIWNL from the coding sequence ATGGAGACATTAATTATACAGCCAAAAGATAAAGAGCAGTTGGCAGCATTAAAAGCTGTTATGAAAGCTCTTAAGATTGATTACAAAACCGAAAAAGATTCAAAAAATTATAATGCCGATTTTGTAATCAAAATAAAACAAAGTGAAGACGATTTAAAGGCAGGCAGAACTACGCAAATAAACCCTGCCGATATATGGAACTTGTAA
- the dnaK gene encoding molecular chaperone DnaK, which produces MSKIIGIDLGTTNSCVAVMEGNEPVVIANSEGKRTTPSVVAFIDNGERKVGDPAKRQAITNPTKTISSIKRFMGNQFSEVTSEAARVPYKVVKGDNNTPRVEIGDRKYTPQEISAMILQKMKKTAEDFLGTEVTEAVITVPAYFNDAQRQATKEAGEIAGLKVRRIINEPTAAALAYGFDKAHKDMKIAVFDCGGGTHDVSILELGDGVFEVKSTDGDTHLGGDDFDQVIIDWLAEEFKSDEGIDLRKDPMALQRLKESAEKAKIELSSSAQTEINLPYITAADGMPKHLVKTLTRAKFEQLADNLIKRTIEPCKSALKNAGLSTSDIDEVILVGGSTRIPAIQEAVQKFFGKAPSKGVNPDEVVAIGAAIQGGVLTGEVKDVLLLDVTPLSLGIETMGGVMTKLIESNTTIPTKKSETFSTASDSQPSVEIHILQGERPMAAGNRTIGRFHLDGIPPAPRGVPQIEVTFDIDANGILHVSAKDKATGKEQKIRIEASSGLTDAEIKKMKDEAEANADADKKAKEEVEKLNAADALIFSTEKQLKEYGDKVPADKKAPIEAGLAKLKEAYSAKDFDAIDVAQTELNTAWTAASEDMYKASAEGAQGAPAGDAGAPQDNSDTVTDVDFEEVK; this is translated from the coding sequence ATGTCTAAAATAATTGGAATCGACTTAGGAACAACAAACTCCTGCGTTGCTGTAATGGAAGGTAACGAGCCTGTAGTTATAGCTAACAGCGAGGGTAAACGTACTACGCCGTCTGTAGTAGCTTTTATTGATAATGGCGAACGTAAAGTTGGTGATCCTGCAAAACGTCAGGCTATCACAAACCCAACAAAAACCATTTCGTCAATCAAACGCTTTATGGGTAACCAGTTTAGTGAAGTTACAAGTGAAGCGGCACGTGTACCTTATAAAGTAGTTAAAGGTGACAACAACACCCCTCGTGTTGAAATTGGCGACCGTAAATATACCCCGCAAGAAATTTCTGCAATGATCCTTCAGAAAATGAAGAAAACTGCCGAAGATTTCTTAGGTACTGAAGTAACTGAAGCAGTTATTACCGTTCCTGCTTACTTTAACGATGCTCAGCGCCAGGCTACTAAAGAAGCCGGTGAAATTGCCGGTTTAAAAGTACGCCGTATCATTAACGAACCTACTGCTGCTGCCTTAGCTTACGGCTTTGATAAAGCGCACAAGGATATGAAAATTGCTGTGTTTGACTGCGGTGGTGGTACGCATGACGTATCTATCCTGGAGTTGGGCGACGGCGTTTTTGAAGTAAAATCAACCGATGGTGATACTCACTTAGGTGGTGACGACTTTGACCAGGTAATTATTGACTGGCTGGCAGAAGAATTTAAAAGCGACGAAGGTATTGACCTGCGTAAAGACCCAATGGCTTTACAACGTTTAAAAGAATCGGCCGAGAAAGCTAAAATTGAATTATCAAGCTCAGCACAAACTGAAATTAACCTGCCATACATCACCGCTGCTGATGGCATGCCTAAGCACCTGGTTAAAACTTTAACCCGTGCTAAATTTGAGCAACTGGCAGATAACCTGATTAAACGTACTATTGAGCCTTGTAAATCTGCTTTGAAAAATGCCGGTTTAAGCACTTCTGATATCGACGAAGTGATTTTGGTAGGTGGTTCAACCCGTATCCCTGCTATCCAGGAAGCTGTACAAAAATTCTTTGGTAAAGCTCCTTCAAAAGGTGTTAACCCTGATGAGGTTGTGGCCATTGGTGCTGCTATCCAGGGTGGTGTATTAACCGGTGAGGTTAAGGATGTGTTGCTGCTTGACGTTACCCCACTTTCATTAGGTATCGAAACCATGGGTGGTGTAATGACCAAACTGATTGAGTCAAACACTACTATCCCTACTAAAAAATCTGAAACTTTCTCAACCGCCAGCGACAGCCAGCCTTCAGTTGAGATCCACATATTACAGGGTGAGCGCCCAATGGCTGCGGGTAACCGTACTATAGGTCGTTTCCACCTGGATGGTATCCCACCTGCACCTCGCGGTGTACCACAAATTGAAGTTACTTTCGATATCGACGCTAACGGTATCCTGCATGTATCTGCAAAAGATAAAGCTACAGGTAAAGAGCAAAAGATCCGTATCGAAGCTTCTTCAGGCTTAACTGATGCTGAGATCAAAAAGATGAAGGACGAAGCTGAAGCAAACGCTGATGCTGACAAAAAGGCAAAAGAAGAAGTTGAAAAACTGAATGCTGCCGATGCCCTGATCTTCTCGACTGAAAAACAACTGAAAGAGTATGGCGATAAGGTTCCTGCTGATAAAAAAGCACCTATCGAAGCTGGTTTAGCTAAATTGAAGGAAGCTTATTCAGCTAAAGACTTTGATGCTATCGACGTTGCACAAACCGAGCTTAACACTGCCTGGACTGCTGCATCTGAAGATATGTACAAAGCTTCTGCCGAAGGTGCTCAAGGTGCACCAGCTGGCGATGCCGGAGCTCCGCAAGACAACTCTGACACTGTAACAGATGTTGATTTTGAAGAAGTGAAATAA
- a CDS encoding IS3 family transposase produces MKDMYTRISLVRLCRLLGITRQAYYQHFWQQEASGIEDTLILQEVVSIRQDHRAMGGRKLYEKLHPFLLDHGIKMGRDALFDLLSANGLLVKKRRRRHVTTWSGHRFNRWPNIIRSLEVVRPNQLWVSDITYWKVKEEHLYISLITDAYSHKVVGYHLADTLETIETIQALKMALKDLPEQLPEALIHHSDRGVQYCTESYVKLLQDRYIKISMTENGDPLENAVAERMNGILKEEYLKHHRPENKQQAKQLLDRAIELYNKHRPHFSIGLLTPQHVHDKSLLPQKLWKNYYRKNTNIVNVSQDITTLVNT; encoded by the coding sequence ATGAAAGACATGTATACAAGGATCAGCCTTGTACGATTATGTCGGTTACTTGGTATTACCCGTCAGGCCTATTATCAGCACTTTTGGCAACAAGAAGCATCTGGAATAGAGGATACACTTATATTGCAGGAGGTTGTCAGCATTCGCCAAGACCACCGGGCAATGGGTGGCAGGAAGCTTTATGAAAAGCTGCACCCTTTTTTGCTTGATCATGGCATTAAAATGGGACGGGATGCACTGTTCGACCTGTTGTCAGCTAATGGACTGTTAGTAAAGAAACGCCGCAGGCGGCATGTGACGACCTGGTCGGGTCACCGGTTCAACAGATGGCCGAATATCATACGCAGCCTGGAGGTCGTCAGGCCTAACCAACTGTGGGTAAGCGATATCACCTACTGGAAAGTAAAAGAAGAACATTTGTACATCAGTTTGATAACGGACGCTTATTCGCACAAAGTAGTTGGCTATCATTTGGCTGATACCTTAGAAACGATCGAAACGATACAGGCCTTGAAAATGGCTTTAAAAGACCTGCCTGAACAATTGCCGGAGGCACTTATACATCACTCGGACCGGGGAGTGCAATATTGCACAGAAAGCTATGTAAAGCTATTACAGGACAGATACATCAAGATCAGTATGACCGAGAACGGTGACCCATTAGAGAATGCCGTTGCTGAACGAATGAACGGCATTCTTAAAGAAGAATATCTTAAGCATCACCGGCCTGAGAATAAGCAACAAGCAAAACAATTACTGGATAGAGCTATCGAGTTGTATAACAAACACCGGCCACACTTCAGTATCGGTCTGCTAACGCCCCAACATGTGCATGATAAAAGCTTGCTACCTCAAAAATTGTGGAAGAACTATTATCGCAAAAACACTAACATTGTAAACGTATCACAGGACATCACTACACTTGTAAATACATAA
- the tnpA gene encoding IS200/IS605 family transposase gives MANTFSQIYLQFVFAVKDRYNLISKNNKEELHKYITALIQNRGIKLLAINCMPDHIHIFVGFKPSLLISDFAKEIKVESNEFINSKGWVKGKFKWQEGYGVFSYSQSHIDSVIKYIQNQEIHHQKKTFKQEYITLLEKFEVPFEERYLFDFIE, from the coding sequence ATGGCCAATACCTTTTCACAAATCTATCTTCAATTTGTTTTCGCGGTAAAAGACAGATACAATCTCATATCAAAAAATAACAAAGAAGAGTTGCATAAATACATTACGGCCCTAATTCAAAATCGGGGAATAAAATTACTGGCTATTAATTGCATGCCTGATCATATCCACATTTTTGTTGGTTTCAAGCCAAGTCTTTTGATTTCGGATTTTGCAAAAGAAATTAAAGTTGAAAGTAATGAGTTTATCAATAGCAAAGGTTGGGTCAAGGGAAAATTTAAATGGCAGGAAGGTTACGGAGTTTTCTCGTACTCACAATCACATATCGACTCTGTGATAAAATATATTCAAAACCAGGAAATCCATCATCAGAAAAAGACATTCAAGCAAGAATATATAACGTTGTTGGAAAAATTTGAAGTTCCGTTTGAAGAGAGGTATTTATTTGACTTTATTGAGTAG
- a CDS encoding glycoside hydrolase family 31 protein, giving the protein MNLEIAGNVQGFKQQDGVLIIKTSEAEARVYIYSPTIIRVNISKNFNPDDASFAVIRQPMADFEFDESPANIDITTSALKLSIQKSPLRFNFFTAGGISLSEDDARFGTNWQGERVTCYRRLFEGERFIGLGEKTGNFDRRSAAYVNWNTDAPNHTPESDPLYKTFPFFISLHSGLTYGLFLDNTHKSYFDFGASTDEETSWFGADGGDLNYYFFGAQGVAKIIEDYTWLTGRMEMPPLWSLGYQQCRWSYMSAAEVLNIAQTFRKKQIPADVMYCDIDYMDDFKIFTWNKKNFPKPKQMLDKLKAMDFRLVTIVDPGIKVEEGYKEYDEGIERDYFAKYPDGENYTGYVWPGRCHFPDFFREDVREWWGAAFTALTNPGVEGFWNDMNEPAAWGQNIPWIVKFGDKFMPEVRNAYGMQMARATYDGTRKILGNKRPFVLTRAAYSGTQRYSAVWTGDNTGTDAHMLLGQRLVNSLGITGMSFVGVDIGGFSGNPTPELMVRWNSLGTYTPMFRNHAIQGSKMREPWEWGKDNERIIKKDIEQRYKLLPYLYSSFYLSTQTGMPVSRTLAIEHSFDENVFDERFQNEFMFGDAMLVIPVESTKFMEDAYLPEGSWYRLSSNEFYEGEQIVNVPAPLTDLPVFVKAGSIIPMQSVVQSTNDKGDGLLQIHIWNGNEANCFVYYEDDGISYDYERGVYYKRVIRFDPVNKSISLSAVEGAFKSRFTQLKFVLHGFGGVKLKDEVVGNERGEIEVKL; this is encoded by the coding sequence ATGAATTTAGAAATAGCAGGCAACGTACAGGGCTTTAAACAACAGGATGGCGTTTTAATAATTAAAACCTCCGAAGCAGAAGCAAGGGTTTACATTTACAGTCCAACTATTATCAGGGTAAACATCAGTAAAAATTTCAACCCGGATGATGCTTCCTTCGCGGTGATCAGGCAACCGATGGCCGATTTTGAGTTTGATGAATCACCGGCTAATATTGACATTACCACATCGGCCCTGAAGCTCAGCATCCAGAAATCACCTTTGCGGTTCAACTTTTTCACAGCCGGTGGCATTTCACTGAGTGAGGATGACGCGCGCTTTGGCACTAACTGGCAGGGCGAACGTGTAACTTGTTATCGCCGCTTGTTTGAAGGGGAGCGGTTTATTGGTTTGGGCGAAAAAACCGGCAACTTTGACAGGCGTAGCGCGGCCTATGTAAACTGGAACACCGATGCCCCTAACCACACACCCGAGTCCGATCCTCTGTATAAAACCTTCCCGTTCTTTATAAGCCTGCACAGCGGATTAACCTATGGCTTGTTCCTGGACAATACCCATAAAAGCTATTTCGATTTCGGTGCATCTACAGATGAAGAAACAAGCTGGTTTGGTGCTGATGGTGGTGACCTTAATTACTATTTTTTCGGGGCTCAGGGCGTTGCTAAAATCATCGAAGATTATACCTGGCTTACCGGCCGCATGGAAATGCCTCCACTCTGGAGCCTCGGCTACCAGCAATGCCGCTGGAGTTATATGAGTGCTGCTGAGGTGCTGAACATCGCCCAAACCTTCCGCAAAAAACAAATTCCGGCCGATGTAATGTATTGCGATATCGACTACATGGACGATTTCAAGATCTTCACCTGGAACAAAAAAAACTTTCCCAAACCCAAGCAGATGCTTGATAAACTAAAGGCGATGGACTTTAGGCTGGTTACCATTGTTGATCCGGGTATAAAAGTTGAAGAGGGTTACAAAGAATATGATGAAGGCATTGAACGCGATTATTTTGCCAAATATCCCGATGGAGAAAATTATACCGGCTATGTATGGCCGGGCCGTTGTCACTTTCCCGATTTTTTCAGGGAGGATGTTCGCGAGTGGTGGGGTGCAGCTTTCACGGCCCTTACCAATCCCGGTGTTGAAGGTTTCTGGAATGATATGAACGAACCCGCCGCCTGGGGGCAAAATATTCCCTGGATAGTAAAATTTGGTGATAAGTTTATGCCCGAAGTTCGTAATGCCTACGGCATGCAAATGGCCCGCGCAACCTATGATGGCACCCGGAAGATTCTCGGCAATAAACGTCCTTTCGTACTTACCCGAGCCGCCTATTCGGGTACACAGCGCTACTCGGCCGTGTGGACTGGCGATAATACCGGCACCGATGCCCACATGCTTTTAGGGCAACGACTGGTAAATAGTTTGGGGATTACAGGTATGAGTTTTGTCGGGGTTGATATCGGCGGCTTCAGCGGCAACCCTACGCCCGAGCTGATGGTGCGCTGGAACTCACTGGGCACTTATACCCCGATGTTCCGCAATCATGCCATACAGGGCAGCAAAATGCGCGAGCCCTGGGAATGGGGAAAGGATAATGAACGGATCATTAAAAAAGATATCGAACAACGGTATAAACTCCTGCCCTACCTGTACAGCAGCTTTTATCTGTCAACACAAACAGGCATGCCGGTAAGCCGCACATTGGCCATTGAGCACAGCTTTGACGAAAACGTTTTTGATGAGCGTTTTCAAAATGAATTTATGTTTGGCGATGCGATGCTGGTTATCCCCGTTGAGAGCACAAAATTTATGGAAGATGCTTACTTACCCGAAGGTTCATGGTACCGGTTAAGCAGCAATGAATTTTATGAAGGTGAACAGATTGTCAATGTGCCGGCGCCATTAACAGATCTGCCTGTGTTTGTAAAAGCCGGCAGTATTATCCCCATGCAAAGTGTTGTGCAAAGTACCAATGATAAAGGCGATGGATTATTGCAGATCCACATCTGGAATGGAAACGAGGCTAATTGTTTTGTTTATTATGAAGATGATGGTATATCGTACGATTATGAGCGGGGTGTTTATTATAAACGTGTGATCCGTTTTGATCCGGTAAATAAAAGCATCAGTTTATCAGCAGTTGAAGGGGCGTTTAAATCAAGGTTTACGCAGTTGAAATTTGTTTTGCATGGATTTGGGGGAGTTAAGCTGAAAGATGAGGTTGTTGGGAATGAGCGTGGAGAGATTGAAGTAAAGTTATAA
- a CDS encoding sugar phosphate nucleotidyltransferase gives MKPTLLILAAGMASRYGSMKQVDGFGPNGETIIDYSIYDAIKAGFGKVTFIIREEFVDSFKAIFEPKLAGRVETDYVFQSFDLKPFGIDKEIERAKPWGTAHAVLAARNQVNEPFCVINADDYYGYDAFEKMAKFLTTEVKDDLYSLVGYQIDRTLSDYGSVSRGVCKVDDNGNMVEINERTEVYFKEDGSVAYKDATGEHALPNDTRVSMNFWGFTPAIFKQSEQMFVDFVAANENNPKAEFFIPLAADKLIKDGTAAFKVIPTGSKWFGVTYKEDKPIVQKSISDLVANGVYPEKLWE, from the coding sequence ATGAAACCCACCTTACTGATATTGGCCGCAGGGATGGCCAGCCGTTATGGCAGCATGAAACAAGTTGATGGCTTTGGCCCCAATGGCGAAACAATTATTGATTATTCGATATACGATGCAATAAAAGCTGGCTTTGGTAAAGTTACATTTATCATCCGCGAAGAATTTGTTGATAGCTTTAAGGCTATTTTTGAGCCTAAACTGGCAGGTCGTGTTGAAACAGATTATGTTTTTCAGAGCTTTGACCTTAAGCCATTCGGTATTGATAAAGAAATTGAACGCGCTAAACCATGGGGAACAGCCCATGCAGTGCTTGCTGCACGCAACCAGGTAAACGAGCCTTTTTGCGTGATCAATGCCGATGATTATTATGGTTATGATGCATTTGAAAAAATGGCTAAATTTTTAACCACCGAAGTTAAAGACGATTTGTACTCGCTGGTAGGTTACCAGATTGACCGTACCCTGTCTGACTATGGCTCGGTATCACGCGGTGTTTGTAAAGTTGATGACAATGGCAACATGGTTGAAATTAACGAGCGTACCGAGGTATATTTTAAAGAAGATGGCAGCGTAGCGTACAAGGACGCAACCGGTGAGCACGCACTTCCTAACGATACCCGTGTATCAATGAATTTCTGGGGCTTTACACCGGCTATCTTTAAACAAAGCGAGCAAATGTTTGTAGATTTTGTAGCGGCTAACGAAAACAACCCTAAAGCCGAATTCTTTATTCCACTTGCTGCAGATAAACTGATCAAAGATGGTACAGCTGCATTTAAAGTGATCCCAACCGGCTCAAAATGGTTTGGTGTTACTTATAAAGAAGATAAACCTATCGTTCAAAAAAGCATATCTGACCTGGTAGCTAACGGTGTTTATCCCGAAAAGCTTTGGGAATAA
- a CDS encoding M42 family metallopeptidase encodes MAKKKSDAPQHTSVVNETSLAFFEKYINNPSPTGFEWKGQELWLEYLKPYIDTHYVDNYGTAVGIINPKADYKVVIEAHADEISWFVNYITNDGLIYVIRNGGSDHQIAPSKRVNIHTDNGVVKAVFGWPAIHTRLGGDKEEAPTLKNIFLDCGCTSKEEVEKLGIHVGCVITYEDEFMVLNDRYYVGRALDNRAGGFMIAEVARLLKENNVKLPFGLYIVNAVQEEIGLRGAEMIAHKIKPNVAIVTDVTHDTQTPMINKITQGDLACGKGPVVSYAPAVQNNLNKLLIESAQKAGIPFQRQASSRSTGTDTDAFAYSNDGVPSALISLPLRYMHTTVEMIHKEDVDNVIRLIYESLLNIQAGQDFRYIK; translated from the coding sequence ATGGCTAAAAAGAAATCTGACGCCCCACAGCATACTTCCGTTGTAAACGAAACTTCACTCGCGTTTTTTGAAAAATATATTAACAACCCCTCACCTACCGGTTTTGAGTGGAAAGGCCAGGAGCTCTGGCTCGAATATCTGAAGCCTTATATTGATACCCATTACGTTGATAACTATGGCACTGCGGTTGGCATCATCAATCCCAAAGCCGATTACAAAGTAGTTATTGAAGCCCATGCCGACGAAATTTCATGGTTTGTGAACTATATCACTAACGATGGCTTAATATATGTTATCCGCAATGGCGGCTCCGATCATCAGATAGCGCCTTCAAAACGTGTAAATATCCATACCGATAATGGCGTGGTTAAAGCTGTTTTCGGCTGGCCCGCTATCCACACCCGCCTGGGCGGCGATAAGGAAGAAGCCCCTACCCTAAAAAATATCTTTTTAGATTGCGGCTGCACCTCAAAGGAAGAAGTTGAAAAGCTGGGCATCCATGTAGGTTGTGTTATCACCTATGAGGATGAATTTATGGTTCTTAACGACCGCTATTATGTTGGCCGCGCACTTGATAACCGTGCAGGCGGCTTCATGATTGCCGAGGTAGCCCGTTTACTTAAAGAAAACAACGTAAAACTTCCTTTCGGCCTGTATATTGTTAATGCTGTGCAGGAAGAGATAGGCTTACGCGGCGCCGAAATGATAGCGCACAAAATTAAACCTAACGTAGCTATTGTTACCGATGTTACGCATGATACTCAAACGCCAATGATCAACAAAATTACCCAGGGCGACTTAGCCTGCGGTAAAGGCCCCGTTGTATCATATGCGCCGGCAGTACAAAACAACCTGAATAAGCTGCTTATTGAAAGTGCCCAAAAAGCCGGCATACCGTTTCAGCGCCAGGCATCATCACGATCAACCGGTACCGATACAGATGCTTTTGCTTACTCAAACGACGGTGTACCATCAGCGTTGATCTCATTACCACTGCGTTATATGCACACTACTGTAGAGATGATCCACAAAGAAGATGTTGACAACGTGATCCGTTTGATATACGAGTCTCTGCTAAATATTCAGGCCGGTCAGGATTTCAGGTATATCAAATAA
- a CDS encoding DUF6340 family protein — MKLFRLTCILFAACFLAACSVPQYVNVPVDYAPKLNFNRAKTTIVVINHYMPDSARNRNKRVLATFKAAAYTAINNAAVQLHALPGVKVVQLVDSVNFTANTDSVKFLANKYKASYVLAFEDFKGETKLQQDYYNGVPSVYRVSVVKTSFTLYEANGIYFKRLNGEAEINDNNPYGNASSLLAHGGPLFDAIRNSALDALKDYLPYTDYHDRPLYANGDQLSSSVELIKAGKFDKAFQLLNPLIDGPDPKLASRAAYNLAVVYEAQGDIEAALDVAKISNQKQPNDFAKAIIVDLMKE, encoded by the coding sequence GTGAAACTATTCAGGCTAACTTGTATCTTATTTGCAGCATGTTTTTTAGCAGCATGCAGCGTACCTCAATATGTAAACGTTCCGGTTGATTATGCACCAAAGCTGAATTTTAACAGGGCAAAAACAACTATAGTGGTCATTAACCACTACATGCCCGATTCGGCCCGTAACCGTAATAAACGGGTACTCGCCACATTTAAAGCCGCCGCTTATACCGCTATAAACAATGCCGCTGTACAGCTGCATGCGCTGCCCGGCGTAAAAGTTGTACAACTGGTGGATTCAGTTAATTTTACCGCCAATACAGATTCGGTGAAATTTCTGGCTAACAAATATAAGGCATCCTATGTGCTGGCGTTTGAGGATTTTAAAGGCGAAACCAAATTGCAGCAGGATTATTACAACGGTGTGCCATCCGTTTACCGGGTATCGGTAGTTAAAACCAGTTTCACCCTTTATGAAGCCAATGGCATCTACTTTAAAAGGCTAAACGGCGAGGCTGAAATAAATGACAACAATCCGTATGGCAATGCGTCCAGCCTGCTTGCCCATGGCGGGCCTTTATTTGATGCTATCCGTAACTCCGCATTGGATGCGCTTAAGGATTACCTGCCGTATACTGATTATCACGACAGGCCCCTGTATGCCAATGGCGATCAGCTGAGCAGCTCGGTAGAGTTGATCAAGGCTGGTAAGTTTGATAAAGCTTTCCAATTATTGAACCCGCTTATTGATGGCCCCGATCCAAAACTTGCCAGCAGGGCTGCTTATAACCTTGCGGTAGTTTATGAGGCCCAGGGTGATATTGAAGCCGCACTTGACGTGGCCAAAATATCGAACCAAAAACAACCGAATGATTTTGCCAAGGCTATTATTGTTGATCTGATGAAAGAGTAA
- a CDS encoding GNAT family N-acetyltransferase codes for MTNISIEQIRPELTWRLRQRILYPESKLYEMEMEEDNHGYHFAAFKDNNIIAVVSLFNKGNDWQFRKFAVDETVQKMGIGKAMLEHITDFALTNGGALLWCNARVSAIGFYLKHGFTHTGRLFSKNGFDYEILEKELTLSSDQQ; via the coding sequence ATGACAAATATCTCTATCGAACAAATCCGTCCCGAACTTACCTGGCGGTTAAGGCAGCGTATATTATACCCCGAAAGCAAGCTTTATGAAATGGAGATGGAGGAGGATAACCATGGATATCACTTTGCTGCTTTTAAAGATAATAATATCATAGCGGTAGTATCCCTCTTTAATAAAGGTAACGACTGGCAGTTTCGCAAATTTGCCGTTGATGAAACAGTTCAGAAAATGGGGATCGGTAAAGCGATGCTGGAGCATATAACCGATTTTGCCCTTACCAATGGAGGTGCGTTATTATGGTGTAATGCCCGGGTATCGGCCATCGGTTTTTATTTAAAACATGGCTTCACGCATACCGGCCGGCTTTTCTCAAAAAACGGCTTCGATTACGAAATCCTCGAAAAAGAGCTTACTCTTTCATCAGATCAACAATAA